The following are encoded in a window of Massilia sp. R2A-15 genomic DNA:
- a CDS encoding peptidylprolyl isomerase: MRNIRLHQLNIAAVLLCTLAAGHAGAQTPAAKPAAVKPSTGFLPPASSSAHVIDSIAVVVNDDVITNNEIAARLRSIEARMKASNAPLPEAADLRRQVVEAMIVERAQQQLAKEMGVKVSDQELDRAIGRIAESQKMSLQDMRNQMEKEGMPYATFREEIRNEIMMQRLREHEVDNKIQISDAEVDTYLAAEKAAAAEQVEVNVSQILVSIPQNATPEQIAARKARADEVARQLRTGADFAKIAATYSDAPDALKGGEVGWRDANRLPPLFSGELLKLSPGQVTPVIRSNTGFHLLKLVGKRNAAAAQQASAVQQQSHVRHILLKVTPTMTAVEAKRKLTELKERLDNKAAKFEDLARLFSNDASASKGGDLGWMAPGDSVPEFEAVVNALKPGEIGGPVETPFGVHLVEVLERKSDDQSQEKERNMARNVIRERKMQEATEDWARQVRDRAYVEFREEK, from the coding sequence ATGCGTAATATCCGTTTGCACCAACTGAACATCGCCGCAGTCCTGCTGTGCACTCTGGCCGCCGGCCACGCGGGCGCGCAAACCCCTGCGGCCAAGCCCGCCGCCGTCAAGCCATCGACCGGTTTCCTGCCGCCGGCGTCCAGTTCGGCCCATGTGATCGATTCGATCGCCGTGGTGGTCAACGACGACGTCATCACGAACAATGAGATCGCCGCGCGCCTGCGCAGCATCGAAGCGCGCATGAAGGCGTCGAATGCGCCCTTGCCCGAAGCGGCCGACCTGCGCCGCCAGGTGGTCGAGGCGATGATCGTCGAACGCGCGCAGCAGCAGCTGGCCAAGGAAATGGGCGTGAAGGTCAGCGACCAGGAACTCGACCGCGCGATCGGCCGCATCGCCGAAAGCCAGAAAATGAGCCTGCAGGACATGCGCAACCAGATGGAAAAGGAAGGCATGCCCTACGCCACCTTCCGCGAGGAGATCCGCAACGAGATCATGATGCAGCGCCTGCGCGAGCACGAGGTCGACAACAAGATCCAGATCTCCGACGCCGAGGTGGACACCTACCTGGCGGCCGAAAAAGCCGCCGCGGCCGAGCAGGTCGAGGTCAACGTGTCGCAGATCCTGGTGAGCATTCCGCAGAACGCGACGCCCGAGCAGATCGCCGCCCGCAAGGCGCGCGCCGACGAAGTGGCGCGCCAGCTGCGCACCGGCGCCGATTTCGCCAAGATCGCCGCCACCTATTCGGACGCGCCGGACGCGCTCAAGGGCGGCGAAGTGGGCTGGCGCGACGCCAACCGCCTGCCGCCGCTGTTCTCGGGCGAACTGCTCAAGCTGTCGCCGGGCCAGGTCACCCCCGTCATCCGCAGCAATACCGGTTTCCACCTGCTCAAGCTGGTGGGCAAGCGCAACGCCGCCGCGGCCCAGCAGGCCAGCGCCGTCCAGCAGCAGAGCCATGTGCGCCACATCCTGCTCAAGGTCACCCCGACCATGACGGCGGTGGAAGCGAAGCGCAAGCTGACCGAACTGAAAGAGCGCCTCGACAACAAGGCCGCCAAGTTCGAAGACCTGGCGCGCCTGTTCTCGAACGACGCCTCGGCCTCCAAGGGCGGCGACCTGGGCTGGATGGCGCCGGGCGACTCGGTGCCGGAATTCGAAGCGGTGGTGAACGCGCTCAAGCCGGGTGAAATCGGCGGCCCGGTCGAGACGCCGTTCGGCGTGCACCTGGTCGAAGTGCTCGAGCGCAAGAGCGACGACCAGTCGCAAGAGAAAGAGCGCAACATGGCGCGCAACGTGATCCGCGAGCGCAAGATGCAGGAGGCGACCGAAGACTGGGCGCGCCAGGTGCGCGACCGCGCTTACGTCGAGTTCCGCGAGGAAAAGTAA
- the hrcA gene encoding heat-inducible transcriptional repressor HrcA, translating into MQLDTRAQTLLKALVERYIADGQPVGSRALSKISGLDLSPATIRNIMADLEEMGYVASPHTSAGRIPTPRGYRMFVDTLLTVQQIDEHAVESRMRLQAPQPQKIISNAAQMLSSLSQFAGVVMSPRRESVFQQIEFLRLSEKRILLVIVDPRGDVQNRLLLTDVDYTPAQLIQSANYINQNYGGLSFDQVRARVTGELRQLRDDMSRLMQAAVEAGSEAMADQSDDMVISGERNLLSVSDLSSNMTSLRQMFDMFEQKTGLMQLLDVSSKATGVQIFIGGESKLVPMDEMSVVTAPYEVNGTIVGTLGVIGPTRMAYERVIPIVDITAKLLSNALSHG; encoded by the coding sequence ATGCAACTCGATACCCGCGCACAAACCCTCCTCAAGGCCCTGGTCGAGCGCTACATCGCCGACGGCCAGCCGGTAGGCTCGCGCGCGCTTTCGAAAATCTCCGGCCTCGACCTGTCGCCAGCGACCATCCGCAACATCATGGCCGATCTCGAGGAGATGGGCTACGTGGCCAGCCCGCACACCTCGGCCGGCCGCATCCCGACCCCGCGCGGCTACCGCATGTTTGTCGACACCCTGCTGACGGTGCAGCAGATCGACGAGCACGCGGTCGAGTCGCGCATGCGCCTGCAGGCGCCGCAGCCGCAGAAAATCATCTCGAACGCGGCGCAGATGCTGTCGTCACTGTCGCAGTTCGCCGGCGTCGTCATGAGCCCGCGGCGCGAGTCGGTGTTCCAGCAGATCGAATTTCTGCGCCTGTCGGAAAAGCGCATCCTGCTGGTGATCGTCGATCCGCGCGGCGACGTCCAGAACCGCCTGCTTCTGACCGACGTGGACTACACGCCGGCCCAGCTGATCCAGTCGGCCAACTACATCAACCAGAACTACGGCGGCCTGTCGTTCGACCAGGTGCGCGCGCGCGTCACGGGCGAACTGCGCCAGCTGCGCGACGACATGAGCCGGCTGATGCAGGCGGCGGTCGAGGCGGGCAGCGAGGCGATGGCCGACCAGTCCGACGACATGGTCATCTCCGGCGAGCGCAACCTGCTGTCGGTGTCGGACCTGTCGTCGAACATGACGTCGCTGCGCCAGATGTTCGACATGTTCGAGCAGAAGACCGGCCTGATGCAATTACTTGACGTGTCAAGTAAAGCGACGGGCGTGCAGATTTTCATCGGCGGCGAATCGAAGCTGGTGCCGATGGACGAGATGAGCGTGGTGACGGCGCCGTACGAGGTCAACGGCACCATCGTCGGCACCCTCGGGGTGATCGGCCCGACCCGCATGGCCTACGAGCGGGTGATCCCGATTGTCGACATCACGGCCAAGCTGCTGTCGAATGCCTTGAGCCACGGCTAG
- a CDS encoding HAD family hydrolase, giving the protein MTDTRRPAWPKAVLFDLDDTLWPIAPVIAQAELSLYAWLQRHAPPVAAAHTIDSLRAARLALLEREPGYHLDLGALRRAGLLLAFAEAGEDSAKVDLAMEHFFAARNTVTPYADVLHGLERLGRRVLVGSVSNGNADLRAIGIAHHFKVSVAAHEFGSAKPGPAIFLAACGELGVAPHEAVYVGDDVLLDVRGAQQAGLRAVWLNRTGSTRHLEHGVEPDAICADFDELIDWLERHHD; this is encoded by the coding sequence ATGACCGACACCCGCCGCCCCGCCTGGCCAAAAGCCGTGCTGTTCGACCTCGACGACACCCTGTGGCCGATCGCGCCCGTCATCGCCCAGGCCGAACTGTCCCTGTACGCCTGGCTGCAGCGCCACGCCCCGCCGGTGGCCGCCGCGCACACCATCGACAGCCTGCGCGCGGCGCGCCTGGCCCTGCTCGAGCGCGAGCCGGGCTACCACCTCGACCTGGGCGCGCTGCGCCGCGCCGGCCTGCTGCTGGCCTTCGCCGAGGCGGGCGAGGACAGCGCCAAGGTCGACCTGGCGATGGAGCATTTCTTTGCCGCCCGCAATACCGTGACGCCCTACGCCGACGTGCTGCACGGGCTCGAGCGGCTGGGGCGCCGCGTGCTGGTCGGCTCGGTGTCGAACGGCAACGCCGACCTGCGCGCGATCGGCATCGCGCACCACTTCAAGGTGTCGGTCGCGGCGCATGAGTTCGGCAGCGCCAAGCCCGGGCCGGCGATTTTCCTGGCCGCCTGCGGCGAACTGGGCGTGGCGCCGCACGAGGCCGTGTACGTGGGCGACGACGTGCTGCTCGACGTGCGCGGCGCCCAGCAGGCCGGCCTGCGCGCGGTGTGGCTCAACCGCACCGGCAGCACCCGCCATCTCGAGCACGGGGTCGAGCCGGACGCGATCTGCGCCGATTTCGACGAGCTGATCGACTGGCTGGAGCGCCATCATGACTGA
- a CDS encoding outer membrane protein assembly factor BamE: MHRFNTRASLAAAAACALLTLAGCASRQTQPAAPVSIAPEAVAADASKSAAVANAGAQTTTATKLQKFFWVFSPYRPDIQQGNFVSQEMLAQLKVGQTREQVKFLLGTPLLTDVFHGDRWDYPFYLARGNGELTKARVTVYFKDDKVEKFDGGNLPTEREYIARIAGPAKVAAKEAPKKEEAGSASISIKK, encoded by the coding sequence TTGCACCGTTTTAACACCCGCGCCTCGCTCGCGGCGGCCGCCGCATGCGCGCTGCTGACCCTGGCCGGCTGCGCTTCGCGCCAAACTCAGCCTGCCGCGCCGGTCTCGATCGCGCCGGAAGCGGTCGCCGCCGACGCCAGCAAGTCCGCCGCCGTCGCCAATGCCGGTGCGCAGACGACCACCGCGACCAAGCTGCAAAAATTCTTCTGGGTGTTTTCGCCCTACCGTCCGGACATCCAGCAAGGCAACTTCGTGTCCCAGGAAATGCTGGCCCAGCTGAAGGTCGGCCAGACCCGTGAACAGGTCAAGTTCCTGCTCGGCACGCCGCTGCTGACCGACGTGTTCCACGGCGACCGCTGGGACTACCCGTTCTACCTGGCGCGCGGCAACGGCGAGCTGACCAAGGCGCGCGTGACCGTCTACTTCAAGGACGACAAGGTCGAGAAATTCGACGGCGGCAACCTGCCGACCGAGCGCGAGTACATCGCCCGCATCGCCGGCCCGGCGAAGGTCGCCGCCAAGGAAGCGCCGAAAAAGGAAGAGGCGGGATCGGCCAGCATCAGTATCAAGAAATAA
- a CDS encoding type II toxin-antitoxin system Phd/YefM family antitoxin produces METIFSDITVSMSEFKRNPSAVLRQAGSRPVAVLNHNKAAFYMIEPAMFAAMLAELADRDLHSKVLSRMGERANAIEVDIDSI; encoded by the coding sequence ATGGAAACGATCTTTTCTGATATCACGGTGAGCATGTCCGAGTTCAAAAGGAATCCCTCGGCCGTGCTTCGGCAAGCGGGCAGCCGACCTGTCGCGGTGCTGAATCACAACAAGGCGGCGTTCTACATGATCGAGCCGGCCATGTTCGCGGCAATGCTGGCGGAATTGGCGGACCGGGACCTGCATAGCAAGGTGCTGTCTCGCATGGGTGAGCGGGCAAATGCGATCGAGGTTGACATTGACTCAATCTGA
- the pdxA gene encoding 4-hydroxythreonine-4-phosphate dehydrogenase PdxA, whose amino-acid sequence MTGTRPAIAITTGEPAGIGPEISLRAAWAMRREVNCVLIGDAAFLAMIAADIDPAIRIAALSTQALRNGRLPHFGPERLTVIDVPLAAHVTPGVLDAANGRYVLATLDLAVEGIQAGWFAAMVTAPLQKSTINDAGVAFSGHTEYLAEKTGTPLVVMMLAGATAAGGAPLRVALATTHLPLRAVPDAITQESLARVLDIIDADLKRKFGIAAPRILVAGLNPHAGENGYLGREEIDSIIPALEAARARGIDARGPYPADTLFQPKYLQDADCVLAMYHDQGLPVLKHATFGRGVNITLGLPLIRTSVDHGTALDLAALGLGHADCASMEEAIRSALQMAAAQRRAP is encoded by the coding sequence ATGACCGGCACCCGTCCCGCGATCGCCATCACCACCGGCGAGCCTGCCGGGATCGGCCCGGAAATCTCCCTGCGCGCGGCGTGGGCGATGCGGCGCGAGGTCAACTGCGTGCTGATCGGCGACGCCGCCTTTCTCGCCATGATCGCCGCCGACATCGACCCGGCGATCCGCATCGCCGCCTTGTCCACGCAGGCGCTGCGCAACGGCCGCCTGCCGCACTTCGGCCCCGAGCGCCTGACCGTGATCGACGTGCCGCTGGCGGCCCACGTCACCCCGGGCGTGCTGGACGCCGCCAATGGCCGCTACGTGCTGGCCACGCTCGACCTGGCGGTCGAAGGCATACAAGCCGGCTGGTTCGCCGCGATGGTCACCGCGCCGCTGCAAAAGAGCACCATCAACGACGCCGGCGTGGCGTTTTCCGGCCATACCGAATACCTGGCCGAGAAGACCGGCACGCCGCTGGTGGTGATGATGCTGGCCGGCGCCACCGCGGCCGGCGGCGCGCCGCTGCGGGTGGCGCTGGCCACCACCCACCTGCCGCTGCGCGCGGTGCCCGACGCCATCACCCAGGAGAGTCTTGCGCGCGTGCTCGACATCATCGACGCCGACCTGAAGCGCAAGTTCGGCATCGCGGCGCCGCGCATCCTGGTGGCCGGCCTGAACCCGCACGCGGGGGAGAACGGCTATCTGGGACGCGAAGAAATCGACAGCATCATCCCGGCCCTGGAAGCGGCACGTGCGCGCGGCATCGATGCGCGCGGCCCTTATCCGGCCGACACGCTGTTCCAGCCAAAATACCTGCAGGACGCCGACTGCGTGCTGGCGATGTACCACGACCAGGGTCTGCCCGTCCTCAAGCACGCCACCTTCGGGCGCGGCGTCAATATCACGCTCGGGCTGCCGCTGATCCGCACCTCGGTCGACCACGGCACCGCGCTCGACCTGGCCGCGCTTGGCCTCGGCCACGCCGACTGCGCCAGCATGGAAGAGGCGATCCGCAGCGCGCTGCAGATGGCCGCCGCCCAGCGCCGCGCCCCTTAA
- a CDS encoding type II toxin-antitoxin system RelE/ParE family toxin has protein sequence MPGTKYRLKFVPSAWAEWQALDGSVKEPLRKLLRKRLDNPHVPGSALHGQLAGFYKIKLRKQGFRLVYGVEDDVLVVMVMAVDKREDSVVYQAALSRLKSGDE, from the coding sequence ATGCCCGGCACTAAGTATCGGCTCAAATTCGTGCCATCGGCATGGGCCGAATGGCAGGCGCTCGACGGGTCGGTAAAAGAACCGCTGCGCAAGCTTCTCAGGAAACGTCTGGACAATCCTCACGTGCCGGGCTCGGCGCTTCATGGTCAGCTCGCGGGTTTTTACAAGATAAAGCTCAGGAAGCAAGGCTTTCGTCTGGTGTATGGCGTGGAGGACGATGTCCTTGTCGTGATGGTGATGGCGGTGGACAAGCGTGAGGACAGCGTGGTGTACCAAGCTGCACTGAGCCGACTGAAGTCCGGCGATGAGTAA
- the rsmA gene encoding 16S rRNA (adenine(1518)-N(6)/adenine(1519)-N(6))-dimethyltransferase RsmA → MKHVARKRFGQNFLTDKFVLDNIIDAIDPEPGQAMVEIGPGLAAMTALILKRLPHMHVVELDRDLVARLEKSFPRDKLTIHSGDALKFDFGSIPVPEGQKLRVVGNLPYNISSPLLFHLAEFAHLIEDQHFMLQKEVVERMVAEPGGKAYGRLSVMLQWRYDMSLLFIVPPTAFDPPPQVESAIVRMMPVREQLACDGATLEAVVLKAFSQRRKVIRNCLAGMFTEAQIVEAGIDPTARPEAVGLAQYVALANLLKPAA, encoded by the coding sequence ATGAAACACGTCGCCCGCAAACGCTTCGGCCAGAACTTCCTGACCGACAAATTCGTCCTCGATAACATCATCGACGCGATCGACCCGGAACCGGGCCAGGCGATGGTCGAAATCGGCCCGGGGCTGGCCGCGATGACGGCGCTGATCCTCAAGCGCCTGCCGCACATGCATGTCGTCGAACTGGACCGCGACCTGGTGGCCCGCCTCGAAAAATCCTTCCCGCGCGACAAGCTGACGATCCATTCGGGCGACGCCCTCAAGTTCGACTTCGGCAGCATTCCCGTGCCGGAAGGGCAGAAGCTGCGCGTGGTCGGCAACCTGCCGTACAACATCTCCAGCCCGCTGCTGTTCCACCTGGCCGAATTCGCCCACCTGATCGAAGACCAGCACTTCATGCTGCAAAAGGAAGTGGTCGAGCGCATGGTGGCCGAACCGGGCGGCAAGGCCTACGGCCGGCTTTCGGTGATGCTGCAGTGGCGCTACGACATGTCGCTGCTGTTCATCGTGCCGCCCACCGCCTTCGATCCGCCGCCGCAGGTGGAATCGGCGATCGTGCGCATGATGCCGGTGCGCGAGCAGCTCGCCTGCGACGGCGCCACGCTCGAGGCGGTGGTGCTGAAGGCGTTCTCGCAGCGCCGCAAGGTGATCCGCAACTGCCTGGCCGGCATGTTCACCGAGGCGCAGATCGTCGAAGCCGGCATCGACCCGACCGCGCGGCCGGAAGCGGTGGGGCTGGCGCAGTACGTCGCGCTGGCCAACCTGCTCAAACCGGCGGCTTAG
- the fur gene encoding ferric iron uptake transcriptional regulator produces MSNNPSDLKASGLKATLPRLKILEIFQNSDVRHLTAEDVYKQLLTENLDVGLATVYRVLTQFEQAGLLNRNHFETGKAIFELNAGSHHDHLVCLDCGRVEEFFDEEIESRQNRIAAERGFSIAEHALAIYGNCVKPACPHRH; encoded by the coding sequence ATGAGCAACAACCCCTCCGACCTGAAGGCCAGCGGCCTGAAAGCGACCCTGCCCCGCCTGAAAATCCTCGAAATTTTTCAGAACAGCGACGTGCGCCACCTGACCGCGGAAGACGTGTACAAGCAGCTGCTGACCGAGAACCTCGACGTCGGCCTGGCCACCGTGTACCGCGTGCTGACCCAGTTCGAACAGGCCGGCCTGCTCAACCGTAACCACTTCGAGACGGGCAAGGCGATCTTCGAGCTGAACGCCGGTTCGCACCACGACCACCTGGTATGCCTGGATTGCGGCCGCGTGGAAGAGTTCTTCGACGAAGAGATCGAGTCGCGCCAGAACAGGATCGCCGCCGAGCGCGGTTTCAGCATCGCCGAGCACGCGCTGGCCATTTACGGCAATTGCGTCAAGCCGGCCTGTCCGCACCGCCACTAA